The Pangasianodon hypophthalmus isolate fPanHyp1 chromosome 5, fPanHyp1.pri, whole genome shotgun sequence genome includes a window with the following:
- the fign gene encoding fidgetin isoform X2, protein MISSTALDGLKMQWTPEHAQWAEQHFDISSTTRSPAHKAEAYRGHLQRTYQYAWANDDISALTASNLLKKYAEKYSGILEGPSERALLCSYSESAPGLLNGRKSESEVWQEGIYPMNCTADVISASKAVVAATLPPADSAANIGSSSGVASSLSEPSYSSSSCGSHTPAALHSGIPSQEFASGYNGTYLHSTYSGGQSTPALPSPHPSPLHSSGLLQPPPPPPPPPPTLVPSYNAGSPNLSSYNYPPTGYPPQASVAPGYSPGGAPPPSAYLPSGIAAPTPLAPSTIPGYSYQSHNHAPIAPTPLNGSSANSLKRKAFYMTGQGDMDSSYGNFSYNQQRSTQSPMYRMPDSSLADSSRGNGFDRSADTSSLPFKPTKQPMSSDQQRKFSSQSGRAITPPSYGASKGSMGSVRSGESFGKFSSPVMNEHNEEHRQHLPHSIGTVPSSGHPAEEQLKNSDSSLVEMVTTEVLQQMPPVDWSDIVGLELVKATIKEEVLWPILRPDMFSGLAPLPRSILFFGPQGTGRTLLARCVASQLGAAFLQLSGSALVSKWLGEGEKVVQASFLVARCRQPSVIFVSDVDLLLSPQLSEESPVNRIKSELLLQLDGVLSSTEDHVLVICSTSKPEEIDEALRRYFVKRLLIPLPDTSARHQLISQVLSQHNYCLSDKEVALLVQRTEGFSGLDLVRLCQEAIVGPLHGMPGTELSGVIPGQMRPLSYQDFENVFCKIQPSISQKELDTYTEWNKMFGCSQ, encoded by the coding sequence GCTTAAAGATGCAGTGGACCCCAGAGCATGCGCAGTGGGCAGAGCAGCACTTCGACATCTCCTCCACGACCCGCTCCCCAGCCCACAAAGCTGAGGCATATCGTGGGCACCTGCAGAGAACCTACCAGTATGCCTGGGCCAACGATGACATCTCCGCTCTCACCGCCTCCAATCTCCTGAAGAAATATGCTGAAAAGTACTCTGGGATCCTCGAGGGTCCCAGTGAGAGGGCACTGCTGTGCTCATATTCAGAGAGTGCCCCAGGACTCCTAAACGGACGCAAGTCTGAAAGTGAAGTATGGCAAGAGGGCATCTACCCCATGAACTGCACCGCAGATGTGATATCTGCAAGCAAGGCTGTAGTGGCAGCCACTTTGCCACCAGCGGACAGTGCAGCCAACATTGGCAGCTCATCAGGGGTGGCAAGCAGTCTGAGTGAACCCAGCTACTCCAGTAGCAGTTGTGGGAGCCACACACCTGCTGCCCTGCACTCGGGGATCCCCTCTCAGGAGTTTGCGAGTGGCTACAATGGCACTTACCTGCATTCCACCTATAGTGGTGGGCAAAGCACCCCAGCCCTGCCCTCCCCACATCCCTCACCTTTGCACAGCAGTGGGCTCCTTCAGCCTCCTCCaccccctcctccccctcctccaaCACTGGTGCCTAGCTATAATGCAGGTTCACCTAACCTCTCCAGTTACAACTACCCACCTACAGGGTATCCCCCCCAGGCTTCTGTTGCTCCAGGCTACAGCCCTGGAGGAGCCCCCCCTCCTTCAGCCTACTTGCCCTCAGGCATTGCAGCTCCCACACCACTAGCCCCCTCTACCATTCCCGGCTACTCCTACCAGTCTCACAACCATGCACCTATTGCACCGACACCTTTGAATGGCAGCTCAGCCaactcactgaaaagaaaagctTTCTACATGACAGGACAAGGAGACATGGACTCCAGTTATGGAAATTTCAGTTACAACCAACAGCGCTCAACTCAAAGTCCTATGTACAGAATGCCAGATAGCAGCCTTGCTGACTCAAGCAGAGGGAATGGATTTGACAGAAGTGCTGACACTTCGTCTTTGCCATTTAAGCCTACAAAACAGCCAATGTCCTCGGATCAACAGCGTAAATTCAGCAGTCAGTCTGGCAGAGCCATCACCCCTCCTTCCTATGGAGCATCCAAAGGTTCCATGGGGTCAGTACGATCAGGCGAGTCTTTTGGGAAGTTCAGTTCACCTGTTATGAATGAGCACAACGAGGAGCACAGGCAGCACTTGCCACATTCCATTGGCACAGTTCCTTCAAGTGGCCACCCAGCTGAGGAGCAGCTGAAAAATAGTGACTCCAGCCTGGTGGAGATGGTCACCACTGAAGTCCTCCAGCAGATGCCCCCTGTGGACTGGAGTGACATTGTAGGGCTGGAGCTGGTCAAGGCCACCATTAAAGAGGAGGTTTTGTGGCCGATCCTGAGGCCAGATATGTTCAGTGGCCTGGCACCATTACCACGCAGCATCCTTTTCTTTGGACCTCAGGGCACTGGACGGACATTGCTGGCACGCTGTGTCGCCAGCCAGCTGGGTGCTGCATTCCTCCAGCTCAGTGGATCAGCACTAGTTAGCAAGTGGCTGGGGGAGGGCGAGAAGGTGGTGCAGGCCTCATTTCTTGTAGCTCGCTGCCGGCAACCTTCAGTAATATTTGTTAGTGATGTAGATCTCTTACTGTCACCACAGCTAAGTGAGGAAAGCCCGGTAAATCGTATCAAGAGTGAACTTCTCCTACAACTGGATGGAGTGCTCAGCTCGACAGAGGACCATGTCTTGGTCATCTGCTCCACTAGCAAGCCTGAGGAAATAGATGAAGCTCTGCGTAGGTACTTTGTTAAGAGGTTGCTCATCCCACTACCAGACACCTCGGCACGACACCAGCTGATCAGTCAGGTGCTCTCCCAGCACAACTACTGCCTCAGTGACAAAGAGGTGGCACTGCTTGTCCAGCGGACAGAGGGATTCTCGGGGTTGGACCTGGTTCGTCTTTGCCAGGAAGCCATTGTCGGACCCTTGCATGGCATGCCTGGCACAGAACTGTCTGGAGTCATACCAGGGCAGATGAGGCCACTATCTTACCAGGactttgaaaatgtcttttGCAAAATCCAACCCAGCATATCACAAAAAGAACTGGACACATACACTGAGTGGAACAAAATGTTTGGTTGTAGTCAGTGA
- the fign gene encoding fidgetin isoform X1 codes for MRSARRAVLLHGAAVWGLKFQHGRGSGQSSPSLTWNGFRSPAPARSPSRRPSASPSDRCRSDLRRSPVTHAGLKMQWTPEHAQWAEQHFDISSTTRSPAHKAEAYRGHLQRTYQYAWANDDISALTASNLLKKYAEKYSGILEGPSERALLCSYSESAPGLLNGRKSESEVWQEGIYPMNCTADVISASKAVVAATLPPADSAANIGSSSGVASSLSEPSYSSSSCGSHTPAALHSGIPSQEFASGYNGTYLHSTYSGGQSTPALPSPHPSPLHSSGLLQPPPPPPPPPPTLVPSYNAGSPNLSSYNYPPTGYPPQASVAPGYSPGGAPPPSAYLPSGIAAPTPLAPSTIPGYSYQSHNHAPIAPTPLNGSSANSLKRKAFYMTGQGDMDSSYGNFSYNQQRSTQSPMYRMPDSSLADSSRGNGFDRSADTSSLPFKPTKQPMSSDQQRKFSSQSGRAITPPSYGASKGSMGSVRSGESFGKFSSPVMNEHNEEHRQHLPHSIGTVPSSGHPAEEQLKNSDSSLVEMVTTEVLQQMPPVDWSDIVGLELVKATIKEEVLWPILRPDMFSGLAPLPRSILFFGPQGTGRTLLARCVASQLGAAFLQLSGSALVSKWLGEGEKVVQASFLVARCRQPSVIFVSDVDLLLSPQLSEESPVNRIKSELLLQLDGVLSSTEDHVLVICSTSKPEEIDEALRRYFVKRLLIPLPDTSARHQLISQVLSQHNYCLSDKEVALLVQRTEGFSGLDLVRLCQEAIVGPLHGMPGTELSGVIPGQMRPLSYQDFENVFCKIQPSISQKELDTYTEWNKMFGCSQ; via the coding sequence GCTTAAAGATGCAGTGGACCCCAGAGCATGCGCAGTGGGCAGAGCAGCACTTCGACATCTCCTCCACGACCCGCTCCCCAGCCCACAAAGCTGAGGCATATCGTGGGCACCTGCAGAGAACCTACCAGTATGCCTGGGCCAACGATGACATCTCCGCTCTCACCGCCTCCAATCTCCTGAAGAAATATGCTGAAAAGTACTCTGGGATCCTCGAGGGTCCCAGTGAGAGGGCACTGCTGTGCTCATATTCAGAGAGTGCCCCAGGACTCCTAAACGGACGCAAGTCTGAAAGTGAAGTATGGCAAGAGGGCATCTACCCCATGAACTGCACCGCAGATGTGATATCTGCAAGCAAGGCTGTAGTGGCAGCCACTTTGCCACCAGCGGACAGTGCAGCCAACATTGGCAGCTCATCAGGGGTGGCAAGCAGTCTGAGTGAACCCAGCTACTCCAGTAGCAGTTGTGGGAGCCACACACCTGCTGCCCTGCACTCGGGGATCCCCTCTCAGGAGTTTGCGAGTGGCTACAATGGCACTTACCTGCATTCCACCTATAGTGGTGGGCAAAGCACCCCAGCCCTGCCCTCCCCACATCCCTCACCTTTGCACAGCAGTGGGCTCCTTCAGCCTCCTCCaccccctcctccccctcctccaaCACTGGTGCCTAGCTATAATGCAGGTTCACCTAACCTCTCCAGTTACAACTACCCACCTACAGGGTATCCCCCCCAGGCTTCTGTTGCTCCAGGCTACAGCCCTGGAGGAGCCCCCCCTCCTTCAGCCTACTTGCCCTCAGGCATTGCAGCTCCCACACCACTAGCCCCCTCTACCATTCCCGGCTACTCCTACCAGTCTCACAACCATGCACCTATTGCACCGACACCTTTGAATGGCAGCTCAGCCaactcactgaaaagaaaagctTTCTACATGACAGGACAAGGAGACATGGACTCCAGTTATGGAAATTTCAGTTACAACCAACAGCGCTCAACTCAAAGTCCTATGTACAGAATGCCAGATAGCAGCCTTGCTGACTCAAGCAGAGGGAATGGATTTGACAGAAGTGCTGACACTTCGTCTTTGCCATTTAAGCCTACAAAACAGCCAATGTCCTCGGATCAACAGCGTAAATTCAGCAGTCAGTCTGGCAGAGCCATCACCCCTCCTTCCTATGGAGCATCCAAAGGTTCCATGGGGTCAGTACGATCAGGCGAGTCTTTTGGGAAGTTCAGTTCACCTGTTATGAATGAGCACAACGAGGAGCACAGGCAGCACTTGCCACATTCCATTGGCACAGTTCCTTCAAGTGGCCACCCAGCTGAGGAGCAGCTGAAAAATAGTGACTCCAGCCTGGTGGAGATGGTCACCACTGAAGTCCTCCAGCAGATGCCCCCTGTGGACTGGAGTGACATTGTAGGGCTGGAGCTGGTCAAGGCCACCATTAAAGAGGAGGTTTTGTGGCCGATCCTGAGGCCAGATATGTTCAGTGGCCTGGCACCATTACCACGCAGCATCCTTTTCTTTGGACCTCAGGGCACTGGACGGACATTGCTGGCACGCTGTGTCGCCAGCCAGCTGGGTGCTGCATTCCTCCAGCTCAGTGGATCAGCACTAGTTAGCAAGTGGCTGGGGGAGGGCGAGAAGGTGGTGCAGGCCTCATTTCTTGTAGCTCGCTGCCGGCAACCTTCAGTAATATTTGTTAGTGATGTAGATCTCTTACTGTCACCACAGCTAAGTGAGGAAAGCCCGGTAAATCGTATCAAGAGTGAACTTCTCCTACAACTGGATGGAGTGCTCAGCTCGACAGAGGACCATGTCTTGGTCATCTGCTCCACTAGCAAGCCTGAGGAAATAGATGAAGCTCTGCGTAGGTACTTTGTTAAGAGGTTGCTCATCCCACTACCAGACACCTCGGCACGACACCAGCTGATCAGTCAGGTGCTCTCCCAGCACAACTACTGCCTCAGTGACAAAGAGGTGGCACTGCTTGTCCAGCGGACAGAGGGATTCTCGGGGTTGGACCTGGTTCGTCTTTGCCAGGAAGCCATTGTCGGACCCTTGCATGGCATGCCTGGCACAGAACTGTCTGGAGTCATACCAGGGCAGATGAGGCCACTATCTTACCAGGactttgaaaatgtcttttGCAAAATCCAACCCAGCATATCACAAAAAGAACTGGACACATACACTGAGTGGAACAAAATGTTTGGTTGTAGTCAGTGA